One region of Juglans regia cultivar Chandler chromosome 4, Walnut 2.0, whole genome shotgun sequence genomic DNA includes:
- the LOC118348171 gene encoding uncharacterized protein LOC118348171, protein MPKYAKKFKDILSNKQKLEDHETVMLIKESSAILQKKLPPKLKDLRRFTIPCTIGNSYLDKVFCNLGASINLMPLSVFRKLGLGEAKPTTISLQLADRSIKYPSGLIDNVLVKVDKFIFPADFVVLNMEEDEEIPLILGRLFLATGSTLIDVQQGKLILRVGEEQVTFDVFKSMEFQSEVHSCFQISDRNMAKADETYGAKFLKLPLEVCLTHSTSIESEDEKVKKCERYLKATPSLSHSIKSKVEELNLSQPTSPKLELKPLPSNLRYAFFGQDSTFSIIINCSLSDVEEEKLLRVLREHKMALGWTISDIKGISLLMEDNFKPIIQPQRRLNPSM, encoded by the coding sequence atgcctaaatatgcaaaaaaatttaaagatatattatcaaacaagcaGAAGTTGGAAGATCATGAAACTGTGATGTTGATCAAGGAGAGcagtgcaattttacaaaagaagctgCCACCTAAATTGAAAGATCTGAGGCGTTTCACAATCCCTTGCACTATAGGAAATTCCTATTTGGATAAAGTTTTTTGCAACTTAGGggcaagtattaatctaatgCCTCTCTCTGTTTTCAGGAAATtaggtcttggagaagcaaagccgaccaccatctctctacagtTAGCGGACAGATCTATTAAATATCCAAGTGGACTAATTGACAACGtactggtgaaagttgataagttcatcttcccgGCAGACTTCGTTGTACTCAatatggaggaggacgaggagatcCCTCTGATACTAGGCCGACTGTTCCTGGCGACAGGGAGTACCTTAATTGATGTCCAGCAAGGGAAACTTATTTTGAGGGTCGGCGAGGAGCAAGTCACGTTTGACGTgtttaaatctatggaattccAGTCCGAggtacattcttgttttcaaataagcgaccgaAACATGGCCAAGGCCGACGAGACGTATGGAGCCAAATTTCTAAAGCTACCACTTGAGGTATGTCTTACTCACTCTACATCTATTGAATCcgaagatgaaaaagttaagaagtgtgAGAGATATTTGAAAGCTACACCTTCCCTTTCTCATTCAATAAAATCGAAAGTGGAAGagctaaacttatctcaaccgACGTCGCCCAAGCTTGAGCTAAAAccacttccatcaaatttaaggtacGCTTTCTTTGGACAggactctactttttcaatcattaTTAACTGTTCTTTAAgtgatgtagaggaagagaagttgcTTAGAGTTTTGCGGGAACATAAGATGGCATTGGGTTGGACCATCTCAGACATCAAAGGAATTAGTCttttaatggaggataattttaaacCAATCATCCAACCCCAGAGGAGATTGAATCCATCAATGTAA
- the LOC108987266 gene encoding calmodulin-binding protein 60 D-like yields MQTRYMEKSNSMAREKRGLDGTSAEESQPDRKRPALASVIVEALKVDSLQKLCSSLEPILRRVVSEEVERALAKLAPTKLTGRSSPKRIEGPDGRNIQLQFRSRLSLPLFTGGKVEGEQGAAIHIVLVDANTGLVVTSGPESSVKLDVIVLEGDFNNEDDDNWTQEEFESHVVKEREGKRPLLTGDLQVTLKEGVGTLGELTFTDNSSWIRSRKFRLGLKVASGYCEGTRIREAKTEAFTVKDHRGELYKKHYPPAMHDDVWRLEKIGKDGSFHKRLNKAGIYTVEDFLKLVVRDSQRLRNILGSGMSNKMWDVLVEHAKTCVLSGKLYVYYPENERNIGVTFNNIYEFCGLIADGQYYSVDSLSESQKVYVDTLVKKAYDNWIHVIEYDGKSLLNSKQNNSSDASQSEVPMNSQDYSDSFNQQFALQSLPVAVPSEQSSADSVGLTAGGYNDNMAARFSLQSQNANLNAPIQFDGTSFSLQNPLISASHEALLPKSDNVLSLGPLQSSTSGYQTVGASNLTSYKEDYFPEDEIRTRSHEMLENDDMQHLLRMFNMGSHAHTSLNVNEDGYPYSSQYMDTPSLNYNFDDDQTRSSGKAVVGWLKVKAAMRWGIFVRKKAAERRAQLVELDDS; encoded by the exons GTTAGTGAAGAAGTGGAGCGTGCTTTAGCAAAATTGGCGCCTACCAAACTTACTGGGAG GTCTTCTCCTAAACGTATAGAAGGGCCTGATGGAAGAAACATACAGCTGCAATTCAGGTCCAGGCTGTCCCTTCCTCTATTTACTGGTGGAAAAGTAGAGGGGGAGCAAGGTGCTGCTATTCATATTGTTTTGGTGGACGCAAACACAGGCCTTGTTGTCACATCAGGCCCAGAATCTTCAGTGAAGCTAGATGTTATTGTGCTTGAAGGTGATTTCAATAATGAGGATGATGATAACTGGACTCAAGAAGAATTTGAGAGTCATGTGGTGAAAGAGCGTGAAGGAAAGAGGCCACTTCTGACTGGGGATTTGCAAGTGACACTGAAGGAAGGTGTAGGAACACTAGGTGAATTAACATTCACTGACAACTCAAGCTGGATAAGGAGCAGGAAGTTCAGGCTAGGATTGAAGGTTGCCTCTGGCTATTGTGAGGGCACTCGCATACGCGAAGCAAAAACAGAAGCATTCACTGTTAAGGATCACCGTGGAGAAC TATACAAGAAACATTATCCACCTGCAATGCATGATGATGTTTGGAGATTGGAAAAAATTGGCAAAGATGGGTCATTTCACAAGAGGCTGAACAAAGCTGGAATTTATACAGTTGAAGACTTTCTAAAACTTGTGGTTAGAGACTCACAGAGATTACGAAAT ATTCTTGGAAGTGGCATGTCAAATAAGATGTGGGATGTTCTTGTAGAGCATGCAAAAACTTGTGTTCTAAGTGGGAAACTGTATGTGTACTATCCTGAAAATGAGAGGAATATTGGTGTCACTTTTAACAACATCTATGAGTTTTGTGGCTTAATTGCCGATGGACAATATTACTCAGTTGACTCTCTTTCTGAAAGTCAGAAG GTCTATGTGGACACCTTGGTGAAGAAGGCATACGACAATTGGATACATGTTATAGAATATGATGGGAAGTCACTTCTCAACTCTAAGCAAAATAATAGCTCAGATGCTTCTCAAAGTGAGGTCCCAATGAATTCACAAGATTATTCAGACTCTTTTAACCAGCAGTTCGCCCTACAAAGCCTGCCTGTTGCAGTTCCTTCAGAGCAGTCTTCTGCAGATTCAGTTGGTCTAACAGCTGGAg gatataatgataatatggCAGCCAGATTCTCGCTACAGTCTCAGAATGCAAATCTCAATGCTCCTATCCAGTTTGATGGCACTTCTTTCTCTCTACAAAATCCTTTGATCAGCGCTTCTCACGAAGCCCTACTTCCAAAAAGTGACAACGTGCTGTCCCTTGGTCCACTACAGTCATCCACATCGGGATACCAGACGGTTGGTGCATCCAATCTTACTTCTTATAAGGAAGACTACTTCCCAGAGGACGAGATACGCACGAGAAGTCACGAAATGCTTGAAAATGATGATATGCAGCATCTCCTACGTATGTTTAACATGGGAAGCCATGCTCATACCTCCCTTAATGTGAATGAAGATGGATACCCTTATTCCTCGCAATATATGGACACCCCATCTCTAAACTACAACTTTGATGATGATCAAACTCGTTCATCTGGAAAAGCTGTTGTAGGGTGGCTGAAGGTCAAGGCAGCCATGAGATGGGGAATATTTGTCAGGAAGAAGGCTGCTGAGAGACGGGCTCAACTTGTTGAGTTGGATGATTCATAG